One Nicotiana tomentosiformis chromosome 1, ASM39032v3, whole genome shotgun sequence genomic window, aacttttatcccaactgataggcagtaatcatcaaaagcttgagatgagaattctccagcattatcaaggcgaatagcctttataggataatctgggaattgtgcccttaatcgaattatttgggctaataactttgcaaacgccaggttgtgagatgataataggcacacatgagaccatcttgagatgcatctattaggacaataaaatatctaaacgacctacttggtgggtgaataggtccacatatatccccatgtatacgttctaagaaggtaggggactcaatgctaaccttcattggtgatggtctagtgatcattttgccttgataacaagcatcacaagaaaatttattatttgtaagaatcttcaggttctttaatggatgcccactcgaattttcagtaattcgtctcatcattattgatccaggatggcccaaacggccatgccaaagcataaaagtatttgaatcagtaaacttctggtttacgatagagtgtgcttcaactgtactaatctttgaataatataagccagaagataaagttggtaacttttctacaatgcatttctggccaaaaatattctttgtaatacaaagatattccacattcatttcatctattgtctcaacatgatacccatttcggcggatatctataaaactcaacaagtttcttcgggacttggaggagtacaatgcattgtcgataataagttttgttcccttagacagaaatacaatagctcttccggagccttcaatcaaacttatattaccagaaattgtagaaatatttgctttttccttatgtaaataagaaaagtatttctgatctttgaatatggcatgagttgttccactatcaactacacaaatatcttcatgattggtctttgatccaaacataatttgaggattatccatattcttcaaaatgacataaataaaataaatatgatagtaaacattataacttttatttatgtgcaACAATTACATAAatatactatctactacaaataacagaaactaaaatatttacatctctacagattcactaccgatcacatgacttatttctccttctgggagtgcaaagtaatcagctacatctaaatgcatgaagtctaaattatcttcagaaataaaatttggttcagcatttttctctgtcttcttcagggaagcttgatatagctcaaccaggtgctttggcgtatgacatgtacgtgaccagtgcccttttcctccacatctatagcatgcattttctggctttgctgcttgcaccgtttcatgcttttgttccttccttttccactgctggtggtgaggagggttctttggtgcattattattaccacgattagagtttcctccccgaccacggccatgaccacgactggggccacgtcctcttccacgtttagcttggtggaagttcgtctcattcacttcagggaatggacaagaaccagtaggtcggctttcatggtttttcattaatagcccattatgttgctcggctacaagaagatttgagataagttcagaatactttttaaatcccatctctcgatattgctgctgtaggagcatattcgaggcatgaaaagtggtaaaagttttctccaacatatcatgatcagtaatattatcaccacatagtttcaattgggaaataattctgaacatagcagaattatactcactgatagatttaaaatcttgtaacctTAGATGAGTTCAATCATAACGtgcatgtggaagaacgaccatcttcaggtggtcatatctatttttcaaattactccacagtatgactggatctttaacagtaagatatttcattttcaggccctcatcaaggtgatggcgtaggaatatcattgctttggcacggtcttggtttgatgcctgatttttatctttgatggtgtctgccagacccatcgcatcaagatgaatttcggcatcaagcacccatgacatgtagcttttgcccgatatatccagggctacaaactcaagtttagaaagatttgacattatttaaaaaaaaaaagttcgtacctctgatacttttaaagtatttgctcgagatggcagagactcgtgctgataacgtgttataaaataaagactgtaaagtaaagacaagtatagagagaaactgatttattattcaaacttcaaacttctgtacataatgaactgaattctcctctatttataaaagaaaggaagctgttgtgtaagctgctactgcaagctgctactgcaagctgctgtgtaagctgcttgtaagctgctgctctaaactgttgtgccagatatagataatcttctatcatggataatatttatccataacggagtaccgaaaggataagcttcttcaggaaggcttatttccaatagagtactaaatagataaatgtatttatggcggagtctcatatggataaacttcttcaggaagcttatttacaacggagtactaaataaacatccataatataatatattcataacactcaCTCAATATTTGTTAAACTAATttaatattttgcacaattaattttttatattctTTGTTCATTCAAACACCAAAAATTAGATAAAAGGGATGGTAAAAGAGAGACCTAGAATGTTATGAGTGCAAGGAGAAAAATAGAATAGAatagaaaatgaaagaaaagggAAGGATCTAGGCTCCATGTATTCTGACCTCTCTACAACTCTCCAACACGTGTCACTCTCAACCACTCCTCAAATATAAATCTTAGTCCCGCACTTTATTTCATCTTAAGACAAATTTATTCTCGACTCTGCACCTAAAGTAATTCAATCTCTTCTTTGGTAAAGGGAATTAGCAATCTAATGTTAATGTTTCTGCTGCTGTTTATTGTTTAATTCAATTATCTTCTAGTCATGGAACTGGTAGATTCTGCACTAGCTCTATCATTTACTAAAATGAACTTAAAGGAGTATCATTGCCTAAAATAGAGGTTCCAATCATTAGTTTCTCATTAAACTTGTGCTTTTACCAATTCCTAAACTCATGATATTCTCAGGATTGTAAGAATGTAAGAGTCCTACTTTCATATATTTGACTAGGTTCCTAAAAATCAAGGTTCAAACTAGCTTTTGTGGTGAATTCTTTCAAGTGTTACAGTATTGTATTACCAAGTAGTAGTACTAAATTAGGAGCTGAGACGTTGTTGATTTCGACACGTTAATTGGCCATGAGATTGTAATTGCTGCACATTACTAAATTATGATGCATCCTATTGCCAATCATTCTTAACCTTTTCAATAGGTTTAAGTAGCTAAGCTGTTAAGTTTCCGGGTTCTGGAACTAGGGTTTGGTGTGAGAATATGCAGAGAGAAAGAGGTGGCAGAGACAATTTCAACTCCTTCAGCAgtccatttgatggatttggaGGCATGATGTCAAGCATATTTGGAGGAAGAGACCCATTTGATGACCCGTTCTTCGCTCGCCCTTTCCCCAACTTGTCTCAGTCTTCCATGGTACATCCAACAACCCCTGCTGATGACTTGCAGCAAGTTGCTAATTCCAATGGGCCAGTCATTCAAGAGATAGATATGGATGATGAGGGTGAAGTAGGGATAGAACCAGGGGAGGAAGACGGCGTTAATGGCTCTGAGGAGGAAAGAGATAGGGATTATGCTAACAGATATCCACTTGTTGAACACCCTGAAGACCAAACTGATGGTAACTTTTGGTTCTATTAATCTTCCTTCTCTACAAGTAAATGATAGGCGTTGTCAAGATGGGGTTTTATGTTGTCTGTCCATTATTAGTACTTCTTTTGTCTCATTTTATGTGACGTTTTTTGACTGAGAATATAGCTTAAGAAATAAAGGAAACTTTTGAGACATAAAGTAAATATATGCAAACTATAAAAAATTGCCCTACTACCAACAAGTAAGTTCCACATCTTCTTGGCGTTATTTCAAGGATAGACTAAAAAAGAAAGTGGTGCATAAAATGATGAAACGGATGAATTAGCGTTCTTGCTGGTTTAAATCATTAGTTGTGCTTATGCCTCAGACCATAGCAAGAGCAAGAGCGTAAGCAAAGACGTGACTCGGAGAATGGAAGATATGAATTTGGAAGGAACAGAATCCAAGACTCAAAGCGCGAGCTATAGAAGAGTTACATATGGTGGAATAGAGGGGGCATATTACACTGCCACCACCACACGTAAGACTGGAAGTGATGGAGTATGTTCTCTTCTCCTTGATGTCTTGTTCATCTGGCTGAATAAGTGCGTTCTTCCTGATTCTAACAGTGCACATGCTATGAAACAGAGGGTGCTAGAGGAGAGCAAGCAAGCAGATAGAACAACTGGTCAAGCAACACATAGAATCTCCAGGGGCATCCACAATAAGGTATAATGCATTTTATTAGTCTTTGCTTTTGGCACTGTTCTTAAAATACTTGAAGGACTTGTGATATGTTTTATGTTTAGAAGCTTATTAAGTCGAAAACATACACTATTTTCAAGATAACATCTATGAGTCTCAGTGGAAAATGGTGGACCTCCAATACCTTCTAAATTATCTACTAGAAATTATGTAAATTTGGATGTATTAACAACCAAAGTATGGAGTTCGTAACTTTGTCATGAACATTTTTAAAGGAGTCTTAACACTTGTCTTCTATGCTGAGAACAGAGGCGTTAGTAGTTAATAAGAGTGTCTACTCGTATGTGTCTGCCATTCATGCGGAAGATAGAAACGAGTCTGACTTTTCTCATATGAATTTGCGAGAGACTTGCATTATTTCACCTGCGTTAGACATTGGCAGTTACATGATAATCTAAAAGATTGCTCCATTTGTGTAGTTAAAGATATGTGCAATCTCTGGTTGAATTCTAGCCTTTTCCTTTACTCTGTGAACAGTGGCTTCATCTTGCTGGATAGAGAAAAGTATCTTATTCACATTCTTCTATCATTCCTAGGGACACTCCTTAACAAGGGAGCTTACCTCTGACGGCAAGGTGGACACGACGCAGACATTGCATAATCTAGCAGAAGGTAGCATCTTCTTGAAGATTACTCAGGTGTTCCACTTCTACGTTCCGTTCAACAGCAGATTTCACATGTTTGTCTCTTTGTTTTGCAGATGAATTAGCTGGCTTTAAACAGACATGGAATGGCAATGCTGATAGGCATATTCCTGGCTGGGAGAGTGGGTCTGATTTCCATGCAAATGCAGGTTAGTGAGAAAAGGAAATGCCCTCTGCTGATCATGTCAAAAAGTACTGGTATATGCCCTGATTTATTACATTTGCACATTTCCGACGGAGTATTGACTCTTCTCAGTTAAACTATCTTTATTCCATATACAGTTATGCTAGACTTAGGGTTTTTCCCCGATCATACTAGACTTAGTTTGACAATGTTCTTAGTTTATGCATTTTACATTGCTATCGCTAAACTTTATTAGCTGTCTCATTTGAGAGGGCATGAAGAGAGTTTAGGTAACTTTGTCGATATAGGGCGTGGGAGTAACTGTGTAGGGAATTACTTCACCACCTCTCATCAAACAATGACACAGATGAAGAGAGCTAGACTTGACCTTACCACACTAGCTTATTAGTTAGCACTTCACAATGAGCCTAAGCAAATGATATTACATGGTTGAGCATGGGTGAAATTAATTCTTCTGAAACTAGAATCCCATTATTTATGATGGCGTGAATTTTTTAATTTAGTGTGGTAGCTAATTTTCGCAGCAAGTGGTAGAGTTCTCCCTGTTAGTAAATTGAATTTTGAAGTTTTTCTAGTTTAGCGTCTCACTAAAAGATTACCTTATTCGTTTTAGATGAAAAATTCTTTTTAATGCAGATTCTGGGCAAAAACTGTTAGAAGCTGCAGCCCTTAGATTTGACATTTCAGAAAATATGTAGCAGGAGCTGTTTTCAATCTCTTATGAATTACCATACTAGTTTGATACACTCTTTGCTTGTGATTTACTGCACGCTTAGGTGGGAAGAATTAGACAAACTTTGTGGCCTATTATCTGTTTGCTTACGAAGTAAAGCGCTACTTAAAGAAGCAAGCACAAAGATCATGCCTGCTTGAAATCTAGCTCTTGTTTACCCCATGCACTGGTACCAATTCTACCATTCGGGCCCAAAGTCTGACAGAAAGCTAAAACAAGCAAAGCGAAAAGTGGAACCTTGTCTATGCCATTCAGTGACCTGCTAGTTTCTGTTAGCCTTTCAGGATTTTGCTGGATGAAATCTTCCTTTCATAGGAAGAAGCTTAATGCATGTGTGATCCTTGTAATGTTTGCTGTTTGGTTTATGCAGGAACAAGTAATAATTGGTTGACAAACTGGGATCCTGGATTCAGAGATTCATTTAGTGGTCTGAGACGTAATAGCAGTACCCAGCCTGCGAGTCAAAGTGGAAAACCAAGAAACATCGTCAGGATCAACATAGAGTGAATGTACCTATTCGGTAGGGATTTGCTTAGGTTCTCATGGTTTGAAGGGCATGTTACTGATCTGTTTCGGACCTTAGTTCCTTTTTTTTGTTGGTC contains:
- the LOC104117246 gene encoding uncharacterized protein — translated: MQRERGGRDNFNSFSSPFDGFGGMMSSIFGGRDPFDDPFFARPFPNLSQSSMVHPTTPADDLQQVANSNGPVIQEIDMDDEGEVGIEPGEEDGVNGSEEERDRDYANRYPLVEHPEDQTDDHSKSKSVSKDVTRRMEDMNLEGTESKTQSASYRRVTYGGIEGAYYTATTTRKTGSDGRVLEESKQADRTTGQATHRISRGIHNKGHSLTRELTSDGKVDTTQTLHNLAEDELAGFKQTWNGNADRHIPGWESGSDFHANAGTSNNWLTNWDPGFRDSFSGLRRNSSTQPASQSGKPRNIVRINIE